The genomic DNA ACACAAAAAAGCCCTCGACAGCCGAGGCTGATCGAGGGTGGCGCGTCACAAACGCGAGCTGACGTATTCGACTCAGGCAGTCAGGCTCAACGCTGGACGCGCCGGCCGAGTACGAGCAACTCGTTTCGATTCACGCGCACGACGTTAAGGCCGCGTGAACCGAACAGTCAAACAGATGACCCCGCGCGTCCCATTATGTGGGACAACAGTGGTTGCTTGTGTCCGATCACCAGGATGCGAGGATGGTGGTGTGTCATCACCGCATCAGTCCGTGCCACCGGGTAAATCGTCCCACACCGCCGAGACCGGATCGTCGACGGGTAGCTCGTCGGCTGCCGCCGGCCACCGCACGGTCATACGGGTCACTCAGCTCGCCTACCTCGGCGTGGTGGTGCTCGCACTGGGCGTGTTCCTGTTCGTCGTCGGGTGGCCGAAGTTGCTGTGGTGGCTGATGCTGCTGCCCGTCGCGGTCGTGGTGTGGATCGCCCGCACCCGGACCGTGGTGTCCGACGACGGGCTCGATCTGCGGCGGGTGTTCTCGTCCCGGCATCTGGACTGGGAGCAGATCGCGGGGGTGAGCATCCCCAAGCGCGGTTACGTGCGCGCGCACCTGGCCGACGAGTCGGTGGTGTCGCTGCCCGCTGTCGGCTACGACCGGCTGCGCACGCTGATCACCGCCTCGCAGGGCAGGCTGCCGGATGTGTTCGCGGCCGAGGAGGCCAAGCGCCAAGCGGAGTGGGAGGCGCGACAGGAGGCCAGGAAGGCCGAGGACGAGAAGGCCGCGGGGGCCGAGGGCTCCGCGACGGCCGGCGATGTGGACGACATGAGCGGCACATCGAAGACGAGCGACGCAGACCACGCGAGCGACGCGGACCAGACGAGCGCCGCAGGCGAGCGCGGCGACACCGGGAAGGGCGGCGACACCGGGAAGGGCCGCGCCGACGAGAGCGGCGCCGACAAGGACTGATCTCGCCGTCTCCCCCGGGCCTCCCACGAGCCCGGCGTAAGCTCGCAGGTGCCGTGTAACAGGCGGGTCACCCGGTGCGGCGACCCCCGATCGACCCGCTCACGCCGACGGCACCACCCCTCTCCGTCGGCGCGAGGTCCGCGGCGACACGCGGCTCCGACCCGCCCCCAGCACATTCAGCCCACCGCACCTTTCGAGGACGATCACACATGCCACCGCTTCGTTCACGCACCACCACCGCCGGACGCAATGCCGCAGGCGCACGCGCGCTGTGGCGGGCCACCGGCCTCACCGACTCCGACTTCGGCAAGCCCATCGTCGCGATCGCGAACTCCTACACCCAGTTCGTGCCGGGCCATGTGCATCTCAAGGACGTCGGCGAGATCGTCGCCGAGGCGGTCCGCGCCGCGGGTGGAGTGCCGCGCGAGTTCCACACCATCGCGGTGGACGACGGCATCGCGATGGGCCACGGCGGCATGCTGTACTCGCTGCCCTCGCGCGAGATCATCGCCGACTCGGTGGAATACATGGCCAACGCGCACACCGCCGACGCGCTGGTCTGCATCTCCAACTGTGACAAGATCACCCCCGGCATGCTCAATGCCGCCATGCGCCTGAACATCCCGGCCGTGTTCGTCTCCGGCGGGCCGATGGAGGCCGGCAAGGCCGTGGTGGTCGGCGGTGTCGCGCAGGCTCCGACCGACCTGATCACCGCGATCTCGGCCAGCGCCAACGCCGCCGTCTCCGACGATGGTCTGAGCGAGGTCGAGCGCAGCGCCTGCCCGACCTGCGGTTCCTGCTCGGGCATGTTCACCGCCAACTCGATGAACTGCCTGACCGAGGCGCTGGGCCTGGCCCTGCCCGGCAACGGCTCCACCCTGGCCACCCACGCCGCCCGACGCGCGCTGTTCGAGCGGGCGGGCACGGTGATCGTCGACATCGCCAACCGCTGGTACCGCGACGACGACGCCTCGGTGCTGCCGCGCAATGTCGCCAATGCCAAAGCGTTCCGCAACGCGATGGCCCTGGACGTGGCGATGGGCGGTTCCACCAACACGGTGCTGCACACCCTCGCCGCCGCGCAGGAGGGCGAGATCGACTTCGATCTGCAGACCATCGACGAGATCAGCCGCCAGGTGCCCTGCCTGTCGAAGGTCTCGCCGAACTCCGATTACCACATGGAGGACGTGCACCGCGCCGGCGGCATCCCCGCCATCCTGGGCGAACTGCGCCGCGCCGGACTGCTCGAGACCGACGTGACCACCGTGCACACCGCGAGCTTCGACGAATGGCTCGACACCTGGGACATCCGCTCGGGCAAGGCATCCGAGGAAGCGATCGAACTGTTCCACGCCGCGCCCGGCGGGGTGCGCACCACCGAGCCGTTCTCCACCGAGAACCGCTGGTCCTCGCTGGACACCGACGCCGTGGGCGGCTGCATCCGCGACAAGGAGCACGCCTACACCGTCGAGGGCGGCCTGGTCGTGTTGCGCGGCAACATCGCTCCCGACGGCGCGATCCTCAAGACCGCGGGCATCGACGAGGACCTGTTCTCCTTCCAGGGCCCGGCCGTGGTGGTCGAGTCGCAGGAAGAGGCCGTGTCGGTGATCCTCGGCAAGAAGATCCAGCCGGGCGATGTGCTCGTGGTCCGCTACGAGGGCCCGGCGGGCGGTCCGGGCATGCAGGAGATGCTGCACCCCACCGCCTTCCTCAAGGGAGCGGGCCTGGGCAAGCAGTGCGCGCTCATCACCGACGGCCGGTTCTCCGGCGGCACCTCCGGTCTGTCCATCGGTCACATCTCCCCCGAGGCGGCCAGCGGCGGCGTGATCGGCCTGGTCGAGAATGGTGACCAGATCCGCATCGACGTCGCCACCCGCACTCTCGAGGTGCTCGTGGACGACGCGGTGCTGGCCGAGCGGCGCGCCAAGATGGACGCCTCGGAGCGGCCGTGGCAGCCGGTGGACCGGCAGCGTCCGGTCACCACCGCGCTGCGCGCCTACGCGGCGCTGGCGACCTCCGCCGACAAGGGCGCGGTTCGTCAGGTGCCCTGAACATCGATCCGTCCCGGGCGCTGACGGACGTCTCGGCGAGAGCGCACCGTTCGTCGCGTCCCGTGTGCGTTCCGACAGCGACGACGAAGGCCCCGGCTCGGATGAGCCGGGGCCTTCGTCACGCGCGGCGCGAACTCGTGCCGGCCGCGGTGGGCAGCGCCGCTGATCAGCCGCGAGAATCGGCGGCGGCGACCGGGCCGCCGCCGGGATCGCGGGCGAAGACGGGGAACCGCGCGATCAGGCAGCCCGCGTTTCGGCGGTTTCCGACGATGTGTGCGGCTCCGGCCGTCGGCGGCACGGCCCGAAACGGTGGTCGGCCCGACGGAGATCCGCCTTCGCAGGCTGGATCAGTCGAAGGGTCCGATGCCGGTCAACGGGTTCCCGCCGTGCAGATACCAGAAGGTGAGGGCGGCGGCCACGACCGCGAGCAGCAGGGCGGTGAACGATCCGATGAAAGGGCGGGTGGCCCAGCCGCGGCCGCGGTCCAGCGAGAGCCTGCCGGGGCCGGTGAGGATGATCGCCACGGCCGTGCCCGCGAGGATCGTGTCCAGTTCGACGCCGGTGGGGACCGAGGAGTTGAATTGGAATCCGGGCAGCATGCCCTGCTTCCAGGCCCAGGCGTCGAGGATCACGGCGAGCACCGCGCCCGCCGCGAGCGGGGTGGCCAGGCCGAGGATCAGCAGCGCGCCGCCGCCGACCTCGCCGACGACGAGCAGGATCGTCGACAGCGTGGGGTGGTCCCAGCCGCCTTCGGCCATCATGTCGCGGGTGCCGTCCAGGCCGGGGCCGTGGAACCAGCCGGTCAGCTTCTGCAGACCGTGGTAGAGGAAGATCGCGCCGACCACCAGGCGCAGCACGAGCAGGCCGAGATCCAGCGTGCCGCGCCGGTTCTCGACCGCGCGTCTGCGGGCCGCGACGCTCCGCTCACCGGGGGTGTTCGCGGCGGGCGGGATGCTGGCGTAGGCGTAGGCGGCGGTCTCGCCACCCCGGTCGGTGTCGCTGCCCTGGTCGGTATCGGAATCCGCCTCGGGCTCGGCGTCCTGGTCGGGAATCGTCGCCGTGGCGGTGGCTGCTGTGGCCGCGCCGGCATCCCGCTTACGGAGATCGGCCTTGCCCGGACCGGACTCAGCAGGACCGGACTCGGCAGGACCGGACGCAGCGGGATCGGACGCAGCGGGATCGGACGCAGCGGGACGCGGTTCGGCCGGCTCGGCGGACTTCTCCGATCCGGCCGCGGCCGCGCGGTTCGCCACCGTCGGCACATCCGGGTCCAGTCCTAGTTCCTCGTCGGTCCGCGGTACGTCCCGTACCGAGGTGTCCATCGCCTGGAACTGCTCGGTGGGATTGTCCATCGGACTGGTCACGCCGCGGCTCGTGGACGCGCCGGTGGTGGACACAGCGGACCGGTCACCCTGGGGCGAACCTGCGGACGTCGCTTTCGGCTTGTCGCTCACGGCTGTACACATTAGGCCGCGAAACCCGAGCGTGCGGCCGGTACGCGCGACGGCGTGTCCGCGAACCTCCGGCAGGACCCGACCCGGCGGCAGCGCGAACGGCGGGGTTTCCGTAACGTCTGGGGCATGAGATCGGTTGCCGTGGCGCGCGTCGCGATGTGTGTGGCGCTCGGGTCCACTCTGCTGGCCGGGTGCGCGAGGTTCGACGATTCCGCGTCGAGCCCGTTCACGCCCGAGCCGACGTACGCACCGGCCGCACCGGAGTCCCCGGACCAGCCGCCGAGTTCCAGCACCAGGCCGGCCGGGCCGTGCGTGGATCAGGACCCCGCGGTGGTCGCGACCTGCCTGGACACCACCGGCGGGCTGGTCGGCATCGGGGAGGGCGTGCTGGTCGCCGAACGTCGCACCGGGCGCATCATGAAGGTCGTCGATCCCGACATCCCGCCGGTGGAGATCGCCACCGTGCCGGTGGACGGCTCGGGCGACGGCGGGCTCACCGACATCGTGCTCTCGCCGACCTACGGCGAGGACGGCCTGATCTACGCCTACGTCACCACCGCCTCCGACAACCGGGTGGTGCGGCTGGCCGAGAACGGCGCGCCCAAGGACATCCTGACCGGAATCCCGAAGGGCGCCACCGGCAACCGCGGCGCCATCGAATGGGCCACCCCGGATCGGCTGATGGTCTTGACCGGCGACGCCGGCAACCCCGGCCAGGCGAGTTCGCCGGGATCGCTGGCGGGCAAGCTGCTGGGCCTGGATTCCCCCGCGCCCGGCGCGGCGTCCCCGCAGGTGGTCGCCTCCGGCATCGGCACGGCCGGTGACGTCTGCCGCGACAGCACCGAAGCGGTGTGGTTCACCGATCGCACCGGCGTCGAGGACCGTTTGCAGCGGCTGGGCCCGGACGGCACGCTGTCGGTCGCGTGGACGTGGGCGGATCGGCCGGGGGTGGCGGGATGTGCCGCGGTCGCCGACGGTATCGCGATCGCGCTGACCGACGCCAAGGCGGTGGCGATCGCCGCGACCGACCCGGCCACCGGCGCCGTGACCACAGCGCCGACCCTGCTCGTCCAGGACCGCTACGGCCGGATCGGTGGCGCGACCGTCGGCCCGGACGGCAACGTCTGGGTCGGCACGGTCAACAAGAGCGACGGCGGCGCGCCCGGCCCCAACGACGACCGCGTCGTGATCGTCCCACCGCCCTCCGGCGGTGGCGGCGGCGGCCCGGACTGACCTGCCGTGCCCGGGACGACGGCCCGTTCGCCGACGCGCGAACGGGCCGTCGTCGTACCCACTCGCTACCGTCTGTCCCGTAACCGGTGAGAAGGGAAGAATTGTGGGAGCTTGGGGCGAAGGGCCGTTCGACAACGACGGATCGCTCGACGCGATCGGCGGGTTGCGCGACGCGGGTGGAGACGGCGCCGAGGAGTATCTCCGTCAGGTGTTCCGGGAGGTGCTCGAGGCGGACTATGTGGAGTCCCACGAGGCTCAGGGCGCGGTCGGCATCGCCGCCCTGCTGGCGCATCTGCGCATCCCGTCCGACGATCCGGCGACCCTGCGTGCCGCGGAGGGAGTCCAGCTGACGGTCACCCCGGAGCTGTGCGAGCTCGCCGCCCGTGGTCTGCGCCGAATCCAGAAGCCCGATGACAACGAGTGGTTCGAACTGTGGGACGAGGGCGGGGACGGATTCGGTGAGACGATGGTCCGCTCACTCGATCCTCTCCTCGACGCACTCGGCGGACAGCGGTCCGCCGGAGCACCGACGGGTTAGATCCGCCGGAACACCGACGGGTCA from Nocardia higoensis includes the following:
- the ilvD gene encoding dihydroxy-acid dehydratase; this encodes MPPLRSRTTTAGRNAAGARALWRATGLTDSDFGKPIVAIANSYTQFVPGHVHLKDVGEIVAEAVRAAGGVPREFHTIAVDDGIAMGHGGMLYSLPSREIIADSVEYMANAHTADALVCISNCDKITPGMLNAAMRLNIPAVFVSGGPMEAGKAVVVGGVAQAPTDLITAISASANAAVSDDGLSEVERSACPTCGSCSGMFTANSMNCLTEALGLALPGNGSTLATHAARRALFERAGTVIVDIANRWYRDDDASVLPRNVANAKAFRNAMALDVAMGGSTNTVLHTLAAAQEGEIDFDLQTIDEISRQVPCLSKVSPNSDYHMEDVHRAGGIPAILGELRRAGLLETDVTTVHTASFDEWLDTWDIRSGKASEEAIELFHAAPGGVRTTEPFSTENRWSSLDTDAVGGCIRDKEHAYTVEGGLVVLRGNIAPDGAILKTAGIDEDLFSFQGPAVVVESQEEAVSVILGKKIQPGDVLVVRYEGPAGGPGMQEMLHPTAFLKGAGLGKQCALITDGRFSGGTSGLSIGHISPEAASGGVIGLVENGDQIRIDVATRTLEVLVDDAVLAERRAKMDASERPWQPVDRQRPVTTALRAYAALATSADKGAVRQVP
- a CDS encoding DoxX family protein, translating into MTSPMDNPTEQFQAMDTSVRDVPRTDEELGLDPDVPTVANRAAAAGSEKSAEPAEPRPAASDPAASDPAASGPAESGPAESGPGKADLRKRDAGAATAATATATIPDQDAEPEADSDTDQGSDTDRGGETAAYAYASIPPAANTPGERSVAARRRAVENRRGTLDLGLLVLRLVVGAIFLYHGLQKLTGWFHGPGLDGTRDMMAEGGWDHPTLSTILLVVGEVGGGALLILGLATPLAAGAVLAVILDAWAWKQGMLPGFQFNSSVPTGVELDTILAGTAVAIILTGPGRLSLDRGRGWATRPFIGSFTALLLAVVAAALTFWYLHGGNPLTGIGPFD
- a CDS encoding DUF4259 domain-containing protein → MGAWGEGPFDNDGSLDAIGGLRDAGGDGAEEYLRQVFREVLEADYVESHEAQGAVGIAALLAHLRIPSDDPATLRAAEGVQLTVTPELCELAARGLRRIQKPDDNEWFELWDEGGDGFGETMVRSLDPLLDALGGQRSAGAPTG
- a CDS encoding PQQ-dependent sugar dehydrogenase, with translation MRSVAVARVAMCVALGSTLLAGCARFDDSASSPFTPEPTYAPAAPESPDQPPSSSTRPAGPCVDQDPAVVATCLDTTGGLVGIGEGVLVAERRTGRIMKVVDPDIPPVEIATVPVDGSGDGGLTDIVLSPTYGEDGLIYAYVTTASDNRVVRLAENGAPKDILTGIPKGATGNRGAIEWATPDRLMVLTGDAGNPGQASSPGSLAGKLLGLDSPAPGAASPQVVASGIGTAGDVCRDSTEAVWFTDRTGVEDRLQRLGPDGTLSVAWTWADRPGVAGCAAVADGIAIALTDAKAVAIAATDPATGAVTTAPTLLVQDRYGRIGGATVGPDGNVWVGTVNKSDGGAPGPNDDRVVIVPPPSGGGGGGPD
- a CDS encoding PH domain-containing protein, whose translation is MSSPHQSVPPGKSSHTAETGSSTGSSSAAAGHRTVIRVTQLAYLGVVVLALGVFLFVVGWPKLLWWLMLLPVAVVVWIARTRTVVSDDGLDLRRVFSSRHLDWEQIAGVSIPKRGYVRAHLADESVVSLPAVGYDRLRTLITASQGRLPDVFAAEEAKRQAEWEARQEARKAEDEKAAGAEGSATAGDVDDMSGTSKTSDADHASDADQTSAAGERGDTGKGGDTGKGRADESGADKD